DNA sequence from the Schistocerca serialis cubense isolate TAMUIC-IGC-003099 chromosome 9, iqSchSeri2.2, whole genome shotgun sequence genome:
TAGTGATTACGTTTGAGACTGTtttgagttgatgttagtaaagaaagcctttaaggcgacaaagataccGTATCTGCACCTCACTGAGCTCCATCGAGGTCGTGTAAAAGGGCTAcgagagctggatgttccttctacaatACAGCAGAAAAACGTTGCAGGAATTtaggcactgtacatgactgctggcagaggTGCTGACGAGAATGTATAGTCGCAAGAAGTCCtggttccggacggccacgtggcattaccgaaaGGGAAGGTCATCGTGTTCGGTCTATGGTTCTGACGTTTCTTACTCCATCTGCAGTAGCAacttgagcagtagttggcaccacagtgacaaatgAACTGTCACACGtcctttacttcaaggacagctccaagcagacgtcctgcagcgtgcattccactgaccagtAACCGCCGCCGTTTGCGACATtggtagtgtcaagcgagagctcgttggagggcagggtggaggtctgtggtGTTTTTACCTGTAACCTGGTTCTGccgcggtgccagtgatggccgtgtgttggccaGAAAGAGGCCAGTTGGGGACCTGCAATCAACATGTCTgcgcgctagacacactggacctacaacgggagttatggtctgagatgcaatttcgtatgactgcaggagtactctcgtggctaccccacgcaccctgactgcaaatttgtacgtcagtctggtgattctatCTGTTATACTCCCATTCACGAACAGGattccacggggtgttttccagcaggatagcgCTCgactacataccgctgttgtacccaacatgctctacagtgtgtcgacgtgTTTTCTTGGCCTGCTAGGTCATCAGATCTGTGTCCAGTGGAACACAATGGGACATCATTTGATGACAACTTCAGggtcatccacaaacggcattaaccgtccgtaaattgaccgaccaagtgcaacaggcacggaactgcaCCCAACAAACTGAGAACATAcctacacgtttgcatgcttgcattcaacgttctgccggttacaccgtttattaatgtgcTAGATTTCACATTTTCAAAGGCTTACCTTAcaataacttgtgatcttgcagtgttaattactTGAGAATGTTACCTAGACATGTGTATTCTCGAAATAtaattaatctacattaattattttttggtgttgtgattttttcgtcAGTGCATTTATTTTTACATGATATAGGGTGTCATCTCGTCACTATGGAGGAACGCAGCTGAAAGTACGTGTACTTAGCTATCTGTCTGTGCCTGTGTAACCTCATCCCCCGTGTGTTGCGCATGCCGGCTGGGGTGGGCGTGTTGTCTGTGGCGGCGGTCACTGGAGCGACGTTTCTGCCGGCAGGTGCGGTACGACTTCAGGTACGCGGTGGACGACGCGGAGTCGGGCGTGGTGTCGGACCGGTGGGAGTCCCGCGTCGGCGAGTACGTGAAGGGCGCCTACAGCCTGCTGGGGCCCGACGGCAAGGTGCGCACCGTCGACTACGAGGTGGACGGCGACAACGGCTTCCACGCCGTCGTCCGCTCCCACCCGCCACGTAAGTACCACGGCAGCCCTCACACGCTGGCGCCCGTCCCACGGAACGTGTCCAATACTGAAATCACCATTCCATTGAGGCTGTCAACTTTTGTTAgaattaagaaaataattttcgCATAATTTTTTTAGAGTTCCGTACGTGAGCCGGTAAAAACGTTTGTCGTCCGTCTTTGCGTCCCATGATCCCAAACTCTTTTTCTTAGGAACGGGGAGACGTACCAAGCTgagtcacatattaaggtctaccgCCCCTTGGAGACCTAACAAAGTGAAGATTCCAAGTCAGTGCAGTTAGAAGACGCGATCATTTACGTCACATCTtctaatactcgcaaactcactcatcggaACCTAcacggtacttcccgttgacctagaatcgtgatATTTGTAGGTTAGAGTCATAACTGAAAtgctccaaaataatgaaaattgagatgCCGACGTATTCTCATATAGCTTTATACGTAGAACATAATTAATGAAACAGTTATTCACATCTGGCTCAAGATCCTTGAGAAAACCGGTGTTGAACTTCATGGATAAAGTGTCATGATCCACGGGATCTTGTGAGTGTTGTCCCGTATCTCATCTTGACCAATCAGCGATTAGCTCACTCGGCGCCATTTTCTTGGGTAATAGTAAATATTGATGCCAGTGGagtgtgttttctgttctgttcagttATTTTGGGGAATATAATTGAATATAGTGGTTAGAATAAAACTGATTTGAGACAAAAGCCATGGAAGAAAACGTTTCACTCGTTGGAGGAAGAGGAAGGCCAAGGAAACGTTCACAGCatccagaaatgtggaaaagtcagGAAGCCAGACGAATGAGGTTAGAATATCCTGTTTCCTTCATTGTTTTCAAATCAAACTGATTCTTGTTATTGGCTTGATTTGTTCCTCCTCGTAAGAATGTATAGGACTTTTTCTTTGGAACTTAACAGTGAGGAATCGCAAATTCAATATTTTAagtccatttttgaaaaataaacagaaCCTCACAGTGTAGTTTGTTCCATCATTATAGGTCCTGCCCCAGTTTCCGATGGTGGGGCATTTAATTGCTGTTCGCTTTCTATGAGCGATACCAAAATCTTTCATGATATGCATATCAAGTAGCAACACGATAGTTCCCGCGAAACCAACATCGTCCAAACAGCTCAGTACCAAAA
Encoded proteins:
- the LOC126419382 gene encoding cuticle protein 19-like: MVACVRYDFRYAVDDAESGVVSDRWESRVGEYVKGAYSLLGPDGKVRTVDYEVDGDNGFHAVVRSHPPPNSLLSSQQLSRTLEAAPLPPVNVLTDRKLPADKRPAPGNFHSAKPYYYLGEYRPS